Proteins encoded by one window of Sorangium aterium:
- a CDS encoding ABC transporter substrate-binding protein: MKRRNFVTTGMMALAGLALIVVGPGCQKENKQITLGFSQIGAESEWRTANTKSIEESAKAAGIDLKLSDAQQKQENQIKAIRSFIAQKVDVIAFSPVVETGWEPVLREAKEAKIPVILTDRAVDTKDDTLWVSFMGSDFVEEGRRAAKWLVEKTKDQKDPINIVELQGTVGSAPAIDRKKGFEEIIKDKPQFKILRSQTGDFTRAKGKEVMEAFLKAEGKNINVLYAHNDDMAIGAIQAIEEAGLKPGKDILIISIDAVKGAFEAMMAGKLNVTVECSPLLGPQLMSAVKDLVAGKQLPKRIVTEEGVFPMETAAQEFPKRKY; this comes from the coding sequence ATGAAGAGGCGAAACTTTGTCACCACGGGGATGATGGCGCTGGCAGGGCTGGCGCTGATCGTGGTCGGGCCGGGCTGTCAAAAGGAAAATAAGCAGATCACGCTCGGGTTCTCCCAGATCGGCGCGGAGAGCGAGTGGCGGACCGCGAACACCAAGTCGATCGAGGAGTCCGCCAAGGCGGCCGGGATCGACCTCAAGCTCTCCGACGCGCAGCAGAAGCAGGAGAACCAGATCAAGGCCATCCGGTCGTTCATCGCACAGAAGGTCGACGTCATCGCCTTCTCGCCCGTGGTCGAGACCGGCTGGGAGCCCGTCCTGCGCGAGGCCAAGGAGGCCAAGATCCCCGTCATCCTGACCGATCGCGCCGTGGATACGAAGGACGACACCCTCTGGGTCAGCTTCATGGGGTCGGACTTCGTCGAGGAGGGCCGCCGCGCGGCGAAGTGGCTGGTCGAGAAGACGAAGGACCAGAAGGACCCGATCAACATCGTCGAGCTGCAGGGCACCGTCGGCTCGGCCCCCGCGATCGATCGCAAGAAGGGGTTCGAGGAGATCATCAAGGACAAGCCCCAGTTCAAGATCCTCCGCTCCCAGACGGGCGACTTCACGCGCGCCAAGGGCAAGGAGGTCATGGAGGCGTTCCTCAAGGCGGAGGGCAAGAACATCAACGTCCTCTACGCCCACAACGACGACATGGCGATCGGCGCGATCCAGGCCATCGAGGAGGCGGGGCTCAAGCCCGGCAAGGACATCCTCATCATCTCGATCGACGCGGTGAAGGGCGCGTTCGAGGCGATGATGGCCGGCAAGCTGAACGTGACGGTCGAGTGCAGCCCCCTCCTCGGGCCGCAGCTGATGAGCGCTGTGAAGGACCTGGTGGCGGGCAAGCAGCTGCCGAAGCGCATCGTCACCGAGGAGGGCGTCTTCCCGATGGAGACCGCCGCCCAGGAGTTCCCGAAGCGCAAGTACTGA
- a CDS encoding L-ribulose-5-phosphate 4-epimerase: MSATYRELRERAFTANMEIPRRGLAIYTFGNVSAFDRDRGVLAIKPSGVPYDRLSADDMIVVDLEGKVVEGRLRPSSDTRTHIVLYASFRGLGGVVHTHSTYATGWAQTGTPIPIYGTTHADHLAEDVPCTEVMRPDAVEGDYETETGKQIIECFRDRNPLHTPMVLVAGHGPFAWGEDAEKAVYNAAVLEEIARMAFITRTIHPGAARLPDALVRKHFDRKHGKKAYYGQK, from the coding sequence GTGAGCGCGACCTATCGAGAGCTGCGCGAGCGCGCCTTCACGGCGAACATGGAGATTCCGCGCCGGGGGCTCGCGATCTACACGTTCGGCAACGTCTCGGCGTTCGATCGCGACAGGGGCGTCCTGGCGATCAAGCCCAGCGGCGTCCCTTACGATCGGCTGTCGGCCGACGACATGATCGTGGTCGATCTGGAGGGGAAGGTGGTGGAGGGACGCCTCCGCCCCTCCTCGGACACCAGGACGCATATCGTTCTCTACGCGAGCTTCCGCGGGCTGGGTGGCGTGGTGCACACGCACTCGACCTACGCGACCGGTTGGGCGCAGACAGGCACGCCGATCCCGATCTACGGTACGACGCACGCGGATCACCTGGCCGAGGACGTACCCTGCACCGAGGTGATGCGGCCGGACGCCGTGGAGGGCGACTACGAGACGGAGACGGGGAAGCAGATCATCGAGTGCTTCAGGGATCGTAACCCGCTTCACACACCCATGGTGCTGGTGGCGGGACACGGCCCGTTCGCGTGGGGAGAGGACGCCGAGAAGGCGGTGTACAATGCGGCGGTGCTCGAGGAGATCGCGAGGATGGCGTTCATCACCCGCACGATCCACCCGGGCGCCGCTCGCCTGCCCGACGCGCTCGTGCGCAAGCACTTCGACCGGAAGCACGGGAAAAAGGCGTACTACGGGCAGAAGTGA
- the araA gene encoding L-arabinose isomerase — MQDLREGFEVWFLTGSQDLYGEEALKQVAEHAREIAASLDASGKLPVRVVWKPTLKSSEAILAVCREANASPRCAGVITWMHTFSPAKMWIAGLKRLEKPIAHLHTQYGRELPWDSIDMDFMNLNQSAHGDREFGYIGARLRIERRVIVGHWTDGDVLAKLDIWARAACAILDARRLKIARFGGMNMREVAVTGGDRVEAQVKFGWSVNGYGVGDLVGRIADVDEREVDRLVAEYDEAYTIAPSLRRGGDRHGDLRYAARQEAAMRSFLKEGGFGGFTTTFEDLHGLKQLPGLAVQRLMADGYGFGAEGDWKSCGLVRALKVMATGLRGGVSFMEDYTYHLVAGQERVLGAHMLEICPSIASGRPSLEIHPLSIGGKADPCRLVFDAGAGPAVNVAMIDMGGRMRIVANELESVPPERAMPKLPVARAVWIPKPDFRLACEAWILAGGAHHCAHSRAVTMAHVEDFASIAGVELVRIGEGTEIRALKNELRWNDLAYRLSH, encoded by the coding sequence ATGCAGGATCTTCGAGAGGGCTTCGAGGTGTGGTTCTTGACTGGCAGTCAAGACCTCTACGGTGAGGAGGCGCTGAAGCAGGTCGCCGAACACGCGCGGGAGATCGCCGCGTCCCTCGACGCCTCGGGCAAGCTCCCGGTCAGGGTCGTCTGGAAGCCGACGCTCAAGAGCTCCGAGGCGATCCTCGCCGTCTGTCGCGAGGCCAACGCGTCGCCGCGGTGCGCCGGCGTGATCACGTGGATGCACACGTTCTCGCCCGCGAAGATGTGGATCGCGGGGCTCAAGCGCCTGGAGAAGCCGATCGCGCACCTGCACACGCAGTACGGCCGCGAGCTGCCCTGGGACAGCATCGATATGGACTTCATGAACCTGAACCAGTCGGCCCACGGGGACCGCGAGTTCGGGTACATCGGCGCTCGCCTGCGGATCGAGCGGAGGGTCATCGTCGGCCACTGGACGGACGGCGACGTCCTCGCCAAGCTCGACATCTGGGCGCGCGCCGCCTGCGCCATCCTCGACGCGCGGCGGCTCAAGATCGCGCGCTTCGGCGGCATGAACATGAGAGAGGTGGCCGTCACCGGCGGCGACCGCGTCGAGGCGCAGGTCAAGTTCGGATGGTCGGTGAACGGCTATGGCGTGGGCGATCTCGTGGGGCGCATCGCCGACGTCGACGAGCGCGAGGTCGATCGCCTCGTGGCGGAGTACGACGAGGCGTACACCATCGCCCCCTCCCTGAGGAGGGGCGGAGATCGCCACGGCGACCTGCGGTACGCGGCGCGGCAGGAAGCGGCGATGCGCTCCTTCCTGAAGGAGGGCGGCTTCGGCGGCTTCACCACCACCTTCGAGGATCTGCACGGGCTCAAGCAGCTCCCCGGCCTCGCGGTGCAGCGGCTCATGGCCGACGGCTACGGCTTCGGGGCGGAGGGCGACTGGAAGTCCTGCGGCCTGGTCCGCGCCCTGAAGGTCATGGCGACGGGCCTGCGCGGCGGCGTCTCCTTCATGGAGGACTACACGTATCACCTGGTCGCGGGGCAAGAGCGCGTCCTCGGCGCCCACATGCTGGAGATCTGTCCCTCGATCGCCTCCGGGAGGCCGTCGCTGGAGATCCACCCGCTCTCGATCGGCGGCAAGGCGGACCCGTGCCGGCTCGTCTTCGACGCCGGGGCCGGGCCCGCGGTGAACGTTGCCATGATCGACATGGGCGGCCGCATGCGGATCGTCGCCAACGAGCTCGAGTCGGTGCCGCCCGAGAGGGCGATGCCGAAGCTGCCCGTGGCGCGCGCGGTGTGGATCCCGAAGCCCGATTTCAGGCTCGCCTGCGAGGCGTGGATCTTGGCTGGAGGCGCCCATCACTGTGCCCACAGCCGCGCCGTGACGATGGCGCACGTGGAGGACTTCGCCTCCATCGCCGGCGTCGAGCTGGTCCGCATCGGCGAAGGGACCGAGATCCGCGCGCTCAAGAACGAGCTGCGCTGGAACGATCTCGCCTACCGGCTTTCGCACTGA
- a CDS encoding ribulokinase, producing the protein MRKGTFVIGIDFGTDSVRAVVADARNGELAGASVAPYPRWAQGLYCDARAHRFRQHPLDYLHAMEASVRAALDQAGSDVAAQVRGIAVDTTGSTPVLANAKGRPLALCPGFEEDPDAMFILWKDHTAVAEAARINSVARTWGGVDYTKYEGGVYSSEWFWAKALHVIETNPAVARAAVTVLEHCDWIPAVLTGTDDLRQIRRSRCAAGHKAMWHPEFDGYPSNEFLARLHPRLPALKATLGSQTWTADVPFGTISPGWAATLGIPADVVVAVGAFDAHMGAVGGNIQPNRLLKVMGTSTCDMLVIPKTGAPEVLVAGICGQVDGSILPGAIGYEAGQSAFGDVFAWFKQLLSWPLLAILPALPGEGHSLRTTLADVTLADAAIERIIPELERAASEIPPARSSVLALDWLNGRRTPDADQRLKGAIVGLDLGTDAPRIYRALVEGIAFGSRAIVERFRSEGLRIDGIIGVGGVARKSPLTMQVLSDVLDMTVEVRAGEQPVALGAAMFAATAAGLHATVEDAQRAMSSGTEARYLPDPERARLYDALYRDYVALGSFVERELTQ; encoded by the coding sequence GAGCTCGCGGGGGCCTCGGTCGCGCCCTACCCTCGCTGGGCGCAGGGCCTCTATTGCGACGCGCGCGCACACCGGTTCCGCCAGCACCCGCTCGACTACCTGCATGCCATGGAGGCGTCCGTCCGCGCGGCCCTGGACCAGGCGGGCAGCGACGTCGCCGCGCAGGTGCGCGGGATCGCGGTCGATACCACCGGATCCACGCCGGTCCTGGCCAACGCGAAGGGCAGACCTCTCGCGCTCTGCCCTGGCTTCGAGGAGGACCCGGACGCGATGTTCATCCTCTGGAAGGACCACACCGCGGTGGCCGAGGCGGCTCGGATCAACAGCGTCGCCCGGACCTGGGGCGGCGTGGACTATACGAAGTACGAGGGCGGGGTGTACTCGTCCGAGTGGTTCTGGGCCAAGGCGCTCCACGTCATCGAGACGAATCCGGCGGTCGCGCGCGCGGCGGTCACCGTCCTGGAGCACTGCGACTGGATCCCCGCCGTCCTGACCGGCACCGACGACCTCAGGCAGATCCGCCGGAGCCGCTGCGCCGCCGGGCACAAGGCGATGTGGCACCCGGAGTTCGACGGTTACCCCTCGAACGAGTTCCTGGCGAGGCTCCATCCGCGCCTGCCCGCCCTCAAGGCCACGCTCGGCTCGCAGACCTGGACCGCGGACGTGCCCTTCGGGACGATCTCGCCCGGGTGGGCCGCGACGCTCGGTATCCCGGCCGACGTCGTCGTCGCCGTCGGCGCCTTCGACGCGCACATGGGCGCGGTGGGCGGCAACATCCAGCCGAACCGCCTGCTCAAGGTCATGGGCACGAGCACGTGCGATATGCTCGTCATCCCGAAGACCGGCGCGCCGGAGGTCCTCGTCGCCGGGATCTGCGGCCAGGTCGACGGCTCGATCCTCCCGGGCGCGATCGGCTACGAAGCGGGGCAGTCCGCCTTCGGCGACGTCTTCGCCTGGTTCAAGCAGCTCCTTAGCTGGCCGCTCCTCGCCATCCTCCCTGCCCTGCCCGGCGAGGGCCATTCGCTCCGGACGACGCTGGCCGACGTGACCCTCGCCGATGCGGCGATCGAGCGGATCATCCCCGAGCTGGAGCGGGCGGCCTCGGAGATCCCGCCGGCGCGGAGCTCCGTGCTGGCGCTCGACTGGCTGAACGGGCGCAGGACCCCGGACGCGGACCAGCGGCTCAAGGGCGCCATCGTCGGCCTCGATCTGGGCACGGACGCCCCGCGGATCTACCGCGCGCTCGTGGAGGGGATCGCGTTCGGATCGCGCGCCATCGTCGAGCGCTTCCGATCCGAGGGGCTCCGCATCGACGGCATCATTGGTGTCGGCGGCGTCGCGCGAAAGAGCCCGCTCACCATGCAGGTCCTCTCGGACGTGCTCGACATGACCGTCGAGGTCCGCGCCGGCGAGCAGCCGGTCGCGCTGGGCGCGGCGATGTTCGCCGCGACCGCCGCCGGCCTGCACGCCACGGTCGAGGACGCGCAGCGCGCGATGTCGTCTGGGACCGAGGCCCGGTATCTGCCGGATCCCGAGCGCGCCAGGCTCTATGACGCGCTGTACCGGGATTATGTCGCGCTGGGATCGTTCGTGGAGAGGGAGTTGACGCAATGA